A single region of the Undibacterium sp. 5I1 genome encodes:
- a CDS encoding DUF2491 family protein — protein sequence MGWTDSLRYFKGAAANHGIDSLKKQQRSDDGLPLKAKIGSLVQLQISPFIRASGAGSLVSGPTEDDTVIRAIAHVKLDYPGDIYRYYLSVGDDGEESEKFIQVVQNDQGDIVELMYCSRLVRFIPETVEDQQAFTGENGEGLGQKTYTLWRDQLSEYGFADTVLTPVFGDNEQLDYIRDTGDGDYVPPFNGSEIRIDDAQGVHGQEQDIWFVPYVRSLSDGSQEFLLITTSVVKSHDGDNSKRSIFVDFMVGILIEKERITIQ from the coding sequence ATGGGCTGGACAGACTCATTGCGTTATTTTAAAGGCGCGGCTGCAAATCACGGTATCGACTCTCTAAAAAAGCAGCAGCGGTCTGATGACGGTTTGCCGCTAAAAGCCAAAATCGGATCACTTGTTCAACTACAAATATCCCCCTTCATCCGGGCGTCCGGAGCGGGTTCTCTAGTTAGTGGTCCAACTGAAGACGATACGGTGATACGGGCCATTGCACATGTAAAACTGGATTATCCAGGGGATATCTATCGTTACTATCTTTCAGTTGGTGATGATGGAGAAGAGTCAGAGAAATTTATCCAAGTAGTTCAAAATGATCAAGGCGACATCGTTGAACTGATGTACTGTTCCAGACTCGTCAGATTCATACCAGAAACAGTTGAAGATCAACAAGCGTTCACAGGAGAAAATGGTGAAGGGTTGGGACAAAAGACATATACGTTGTGGCGAGACCAACTCTCAGAGTACGGGTTTGCTGACACCGTTTTGACTCCGGTATTTGGGGATAACGAACAACTCGATTATATTCGCGACACCGGAGATGGAGATTATGTTCCTCCATTTAATGGATCAGAAATAAGAATTGATGATGCACAGGGAGTCCATGGCCAAGAACAGGACATTTGGTTTGTTCCGTATGTACGATCACTGTCTGACGGATCTCAAGAATTTTTGTTGATCACTACATCAGTTGTTAAAAGTCACGATGGCGACAACAGTAAGCGAAGCATCTTCGTTGATTTTATGGTGGGTATCTTAATCGAAAAAGAGCGCATCACTATTCAGTAG
- a CDS encoding type II toxin-antitoxin system PemK/MazF family toxin: MAAYVPNRGDIVHLLFDPASGQEMKGNHFGLVISQKAFNARGLAMICPISQGAADTARTHGTVVTLMGLGLDTQGAVHCHQMKSLDWKIRKAKFKEIVPLDIVDDVAARIEAIIFE, from the coding sequence GTGGCAGCATATGTTCCAAACCGTGGCGATATTGTGCATTTGCTGTTTGATCCAGCCTCCGGTCAAGAAATGAAGGGCAATCACTTCGGGCTTGTCATTAGCCAGAAGGCTTTCAATGCGCGAGGCCTGGCGATGATTTGTCCGATTTCGCAAGGTGCGGCGGATACTGCCAGAACACACGGCACAGTGGTTACATTGATGGGCTTAGGGCTGGACACGCAAGGCGCTGTTCACTGCCATCAAATGAAGTCGCTGGACTGGAAGATTCGCAAGGCGAAGTTTAAAGAGATTGTGCCGCTAGATATTGTGGATGATGTGGCGGCTCGTATTGAAGCAATTATTTTTGAATGA
- a CDS encoding transposase, with the protein MQRLQAFKYELMPNGEQQRDMRRFAGSCRFVYNKALALQKQNHEAGIKYIGYVPMAANLPIWKRGPDTAWLKETPSQALQHALKDLDKAYTNFFAKRADFPRFKRKGSGDAFRYPDPKQIKLDQDNDRLFLPKLGWIRYRNSRDVLGEVRNVTVSQSSGKWFASIQTQREVEQPLPTATTAIGIDVGIARFATMSDGSFVAPINSFKKHQQRLARYQRRMSRKVKFSSNWKKAKAKVQKIHTGIANARKDFLHNTTTTISQNHALVCIEDLQVRNMSRSSKGNSEKHGKMVKQKSGLNRSILDQGWGEFRRQLAYKVQWHGGMLLAVPPHHTSQTCPACGHISKDNRLTQAKFLCVDCGYENHADVVGAINILERGYRLLACGESVQSDRSVKQEPAEATRKSSRSAVGIPVL; encoded by the coding sequence ATGCAACGACTTCAAGCCTTTAAATACGAACTGATGCCAAACGGCGAACAGCAGCGCGATATGCGCCGATTCGCTGGTTCGTGTCGGTTCGTCTATAACAAGGCTTTAGCACTGCAAAAGCAGAACCACGAAGCCGGAATCAAGTACATCGGCTACGTGCCGATGGCAGCAAATCTACCAATCTGGAAGCGTGGACCTGATACGGCATGGCTCAAAGAAACGCCATCCCAAGCACTGCAACATGCTTTAAAGGACTTGGACAAAGCCTACACAAACTTCTTTGCTAAACGCGCCGATTTCCCGCGCTTTAAGCGCAAGGGCAGCGGCGATGCATTCCGCTACCCAGACCCGAAACAAATCAAACTCGACCAAGATAACGATCGCCTGTTTTTACCAAAGCTGGGCTGGATTCGCTACCGCAACAGCCGCGATGTTCTTGGTGAGGTCCGCAATGTCACCGTGAGTCAGTCGAGCGGAAAGTGGTTCGCGTCGATTCAGACGCAGCGTGAAGTTGAACAGCCATTACCCACGGCCACCACCGCCATTGGCATCGATGTCGGCATTGCCCGGTTCGCCACCATGAGCGATGGCAGCTTCGTCGCACCGATCAACAGTTTCAAGAAACACCAGCAACGCCTGGCTCGCTATCAGCGGCGCATGAGCCGCAAGGTGAAGTTCAGCAGCAACTGGAAAAAGGCGAAAGCCAAAGTCCAGAAGATTCATACCGGCATCGCCAATGCCCGAAAAGACTTCCTGCACAATACCACAACGACGATCAGCCAAAACCACGCGCTCGTATGCATTGAGGATTTGCAGGTACGGAACATGTCCAGGTCTTCCAAAGGCAATAGTGAAAAGCACGGCAAGATGGTCAAGCAGAAGTCTGGCCTAAACCGTTCCATCCTCGATCAGGGATGGGGCGAATTCAGGCGACAATTAGCGTATAAGGTGCAGTGGCACGGCGGCATGTTGCTTGCCGTTCCGCCGCACCACACAAGCCAGACGTGCCCAGCCTGCGGCCATATATCGAAAGACAATCGCCTCACACAAGCAAAATTCTTGTGTGTCGATTGCGGCTATGAAAATCACGCCGATGTGGTTGGCGCGATCAATATTTTAGAGCGGGGATACCGCTTGTTAGCCTGTGGAGAGTCGGTGCAGTCAGACCGCTCAGTGAAGCAGGAACCCGCCGAAGCGACTCGCAAATCATCGCGCAGCGCCGTAGGAATCCCCGTCCTTTAG
- a CDS encoding FAD/NAD(P)-binding protein, which produces MTRYCIIGTGFSGTCMLWHLVDTLCRSIDSDTVLRGDIVITTVERQPTNGPGFPYGSDCSAPYHLCNNPAEKMSLFDNDFLDWMRERREQIIADHPELILASDPSTQLEQWEPVATAFYPRALFGMYLSSRFKQASERAAGHGISVCTFNGHEAINGATRDGHFALTIQCRTSGAVTRLEHLDKVLLASGHWPSEQSSTAVLASPYPPENIHVSMLAYQQAHRQRQLTVYVQGMGPSAVDAILSACEHGRFVYGADGLARSFEPDWHYFGVEDVKIIAGSRSGFFPGVRWPLLNDEFRYLKDNAINELRQSNHGTVLLDDVIALIDAELAAASDGRLSFNDVAAPPFASAYDKLLTEIRGERSERIVHAIVLRARRLRFYEHLRAADKLRYDSQFDTHFIRTAVPIPLQNAKKLVALVEAGVLSTVRLGYQEQFSAAFTIGGDERAVLPDIVIRSHGHNYDMRRHPSQLIRHLLESGELLEYSEDGYRTGGVAAAESSSFRVAHATIAGTRHSDHLYSFGPVTQYWQNQNNYAAAFVNAAKVVAQDWAIFAAADSSLIHQGR; this is translated from the coding sequence ATGACGCGCTACTGCATCATTGGCACCGGATTCTCCGGCACCTGCATGCTCTGGCACCTGGTCGACACCTTATGCCGGAGCATCGACAGTGACACCGTCCTGCGAGGTGACATTGTCATCACCACCGTCGAACGCCAGCCGACGAACGGGCCCGGATTTCCATATGGCAGCGACTGCAGCGCACCATACCACCTGTGCAATAACCCGGCAGAAAAAATGTCCTTGTTCGACAATGATTTCCTCGATTGGATGCGGGAACGCCGCGAGCAGATCATCGCTGACCACCCTGAACTGATACTGGCTTCTGATCCAAGCACCCAGCTTGAACAGTGGGAACCAGTCGCAACGGCGTTTTATCCGCGTGCCCTGTTCGGCATGTACCTGTCGAGCCGCTTCAAGCAGGCGAGCGAGCGCGCAGCTGGCCACGGAATATCGGTATGCACTTTCAACGGTCACGAAGCGATCAACGGCGCGACCCGCGACGGCCACTTCGCGTTGACGATCCAATGTCGAACCAGTGGCGCGGTTACCCGCCTCGAGCACCTGGACAAAGTGTTGTTGGCCTCTGGCCATTGGCCCAGCGAACAGTCCAGCACCGCCGTGCTGGCTTCGCCTTACCCCCCGGAAAACATTCATGTCAGTATGTTGGCTTATCAGCAGGCACACCGACAACGGCAACTCACGGTGTATGTCCAAGGCATGGGGCCGAGCGCGGTCGATGCCATCTTGAGCGCGTGTGAACATGGCAGGTTTGTATACGGTGCGGACGGTTTAGCGCGGAGCTTCGAGCCGGACTGGCACTACTTCGGGGTGGAGGACGTCAAGATTATCGCTGGCTCGCGCTCGGGATTCTTCCCCGGCGTGCGTTGGCCTCTTTTGAATGACGAGTTCCGCTATCTGAAAGACAACGCCATCAACGAGCTAAGGCAAAGCAACCACGGGACAGTCCTGCTCGACGACGTGATCGCGCTGATTGACGCCGAATTAGCCGCTGCGAGCGACGGGCGGCTTAGTTTCAACGATGTCGCCGCTCCACCGTTTGCCAGCGCTTACGACAAGCTCTTGACCGAAATCCGCGGCGAACGCAGCGAACGCATAGTCCACGCCATCGTGCTGCGTGCGCGCCGCTTGCGCTTCTATGAGCACTTGAGGGCTGCGGACAAGCTCCGTTACGACAGCCAGTTCGATACTCATTTCATCCGCACCGCCGTGCCGATTCCCCTACAGAACGCGAAGAAACTCGTCGCGCTAGTCGAGGCCGGAGTACTGTCGACGGTACGCCTTGGCTATCAGGAGCAATTCAGTGCTGCGTTCACGATCGGTGGTGACGAAAGAGCGGTTCTGCCCGATATCGTGATCCGATCCCATGGCCACAATTACGACATGCGCCGCCATCCATCCCAACTCATCCGTCATTTGCTGGAAAGTGGTGAGCTGCTGGAATACAGCGAGGACGGCTATCGGACGGGCGGCGTTGCTGCTGCGGAGTCGAGCAGCTTTCGGGTGGCGCACGCAACGATAGCTGGCACGCGCCATTCGGACCATCTGTATTCCTTCGGACCGGTCACGCAGTACTGGCAAAATCAGAACAACTACGCGGCAGCGTTCGTGAATGCCGCTAAGGTGGTCGCGCAGGACTGGGCGATTTTCGCGGCGGCCGATTCAAGTCTAATTCATCAAGGGAGGTGA
- a CDS encoding IS5 family transposase — translation MPNKHNDDRRHHIPKMSFKVQNWPEYEAGLRRRGSLTLWIEDAALDQWQSVGPNGQARYRDSAIETSLMLRSAFKMALRQTEGLMASVLTLMNLTITAPDHTTVSRRAVGLTVTKSPSAPKGPLHVLIDSTGLQVFGAGQWLEEKHGAKSRRSWRKLHLAVDVDAGMIVAQILTDQHTDDPSQVGPLLDQVDEQIDKVTADGAYDGAPTYQTIAQYGDDIAVVIPPRKTAVPGTQSRSPSQRNRHLDMINTEGRLAWQEATGYGQRALVETTMGRYKSIIGPRLRARRFEAQKTEAAVGVAVLNRMLAAGRPNSVRSQKVPA, via the coding sequence ATGCCCAACAAACACAACGACGATCGCCGTCATCATATACCTAAGATGTCGTTCAAGGTTCAGAATTGGCCGGAATATGAAGCAGGATTACGGCGGCGCGGTAGCCTGACGTTGTGGATTGAAGACGCAGCATTAGATCAGTGGCAAAGCGTAGGGCCAAATGGTCAGGCTCGCTATCGGGATAGCGCCATTGAGACGAGTCTGATGCTGCGCTCCGCCTTCAAAATGGCCCTGCGACAAACCGAAGGGTTAATGGCTTCCGTGCTGACACTGATGAACCTGACAATCACGGCACCGGATCACACCACGGTCAGCAGACGGGCGGTCGGACTGACGGTAACGAAGTCACCATCCGCACCAAAGGGGCCACTCCATGTGCTCATCGACAGCACAGGTTTGCAGGTCTTTGGGGCAGGACAATGGCTGGAAGAAAAACATGGCGCGAAGTCGCGCCGTAGCTGGCGCAAACTACATCTGGCCGTCGATGTCGATGCAGGCATGATTGTCGCGCAGATCCTCACCGATCAGCATACGGATGACCCATCTCAAGTGGGGCCACTACTGGATCAGGTCGACGAACAAATCGACAAAGTCACTGCCGATGGTGCCTATGATGGCGCGCCCACTTATCAAACGATCGCGCAATATGGTGACGATATTGCGGTGGTTATCCCACCCCGTAAAACCGCCGTTCCTGGTACTCAATCGCGTTCGCCAAGTCAGCGTAATCGCCATCTTGACATGATCAATACAGAGGGTCGGTTGGCTTGGCAAGAAGCCACTGGTTATGGACAGCGTGCTTTGGTCGAAACGACCATGGGACGCTATAAATCGATCATCGGTCCTCGACTGCGTGCGCGCAGATTCGAAGCGCAAAAAACCGAGGCCGCCGTCGGTGTTGCTGTGTTAAATCGCATGCTCGCTGCTGGACGCCCAAACTCCGTCCGTAGTCAGAAAGTTCCTGCATAA
- a CDS encoding pyridoxal phosphate-dependent aminotransferase: MTKPLNNVFSHAALSIGESITHGMRMRIAQLNEGYAEPDKIIDLSIGTLDTPTDLRIDQGVIDFIKNTPHLIHQFAPVKGFDFLLKAIAQRVARVHDVTYDPATEIMVTPGGIKGAIAVVLHSLLNSGDEVIVPLPNWPHYADMIRLHGGTPVFVQSDALIEKGVSANALSDAITPNTKLIILGDCINPTGKVYTTSELQALGAVVAKHNIDRAEDGLAPMIVIYDCPYEAHILNERAKAFAALTVGAYRMRDCVVNVTGPGKTYGMHGDRIGYMYAPDWFIAVAANVQVNLNSFAGTYGQVACFHAMEEAMDEVAHRRATQARNCALEMIALLRACQLSVHTPQGGYFIFADLSTYAKRYQQLGYTHAEQFLLQEARVATISGEHFAEGYAGKDHYRHFVRINCGRDSAVLTRAAQRIKIALDGLR; encoded by the coding sequence ATGACTAAGCCATTAAATAACGTCTTTTCCCACGCCGCACTCAGCATCGGCGAGTCGATTACTCACGGTATGCGTATGCGCATCGCTCAGTTAAACGAGGGCTATGCAGAACCCGACAAGATCATCGACCTGAGCATCGGTACTCTCGACACGCCCACCGATCTGCGTATCGACCAAGGCGTAATCGACTTCATCAAGAATACCCCGCACCTTATCCACCAGTTCGCTCCCGTCAAGGGATTCGATTTTTTACTCAAGGCTATTGCGCAGCGCGTTGCACGCGTGCACGACGTTACGTATGATCCAGCGACCGAGATCATGGTCACGCCGGGGGGCATCAAGGGCGCCATCGCGGTCGTACTGCATAGTCTGCTGAACTCAGGCGACGAAGTCATCGTGCCGCTGCCCAACTGGCCACACTACGCCGACATGATCCGTCTGCATGGGGGCACCCCCGTGTTTGTCCAGTCCGACGCGCTCATCGAAAAAGGCGTGTCGGCTAACGCCTTGAGTGACGCCATCACCCCCAACACCAAGCTAATCATTCTGGGCGATTGCATCAACCCGACCGGAAAGGTATACACGACGTCGGAATTGCAGGCGTTGGGCGCCGTCGTCGCCAAACACAACATCGATAGAGCAGAGGATGGCTTGGCGCCCATGATAGTTATCTACGACTGCCCGTACGAAGCCCATATCCTCAACGAAAGAGCCAAGGCATTCGCCGCGCTCACGGTCGGCGCCTACCGCATGAGAGATTGTGTAGTCAACGTGACGGGCCCGGGCAAGACGTACGGCATGCACGGCGACCGGATCGGCTATATGTACGCGCCGGACTGGTTCATCGCGGTCGCCGCCAACGTCCAAGTCAACCTCAATTCGTTCGCCGGCACCTACGGCCAGGTGGCCTGCTTCCACGCAATGGAAGAGGCCATGGACGAGGTGGCACATCGCCGAGCGACCCAGGCGCGCAACTGTGCGCTAGAGATGATCGCACTGCTGCGGGCCTGTCAGTTATCAGTACATACACCCCAAGGCGGTTATTTCATCTTCGCTGACCTGTCAACCTATGCGAAGCGATACCAGCAGCTGGGATATACCCATGCAGAACAGTTCCTGTTGCAAGAAGCACGTGTGGCGACCATTTCGGGAGAGCATTTTGCGGAAGGCTATGCCGGGAAAGATCATTATCGGCATTTCGTTAGGATCAATTGCGGAAGGGACAGCGCGGTGCTGACCCGCGCGGCACAGCGCATCAAAATCGCGCTGGACGGCCTGCGTTGA
- a CDS encoding DUF1173 family protein, with protein MSQAFTFFVDIGGTQFSQSSGNRLQEALQIAHRQGRSFCLCCTGKQIPLVVKRYNKDNVVPHYGLARWPETGLDHDADCYFFGEDTESQESSTNLPAFEELANGQSRAYLSIALNIIERNMQAIALKKTQPPAPGNKRDRANEVTLLLKLWRLAGLNIYRGQDRKWYQATFNLLKAAKQIVINKEGETLDQYLLVGSANGDKLAFEHNHHVLDHAKKKYTRLFVIGRLKAYGRDKSRQMLQFKDFHGLPRIAVKLDQLDAFLQDKPFYQELLNKEEGHVIAIACIEPSTKEWWSVLHLNGISTSTQMVPVEKSEELLFEAYLSSLKRKFIKPLAHDGSTQYLQRSEFILLDTPTRTYCEVFDSTALPATSDLAERSSKHRSKGQEYLTWINAPGSAYPALPASNKIGFLET; from the coding sequence ATGTCTCAGGCTTTTACATTTTTTGTTGATATTGGTGGAACACAATTTTCTCAGTCGAGTGGTAATCGGCTTCAAGAAGCGCTTCAGATCGCGCACCGGCAAGGTCGCTCTTTTTGTCTGTGTTGCACTGGAAAACAGATTCCTTTAGTCGTCAAACGCTACAACAAAGACAATGTTGTGCCGCACTATGGTCTTGCTAGATGGCCCGAGACAGGGTTGGATCACGACGCGGATTGCTATTTTTTTGGTGAGGATACTGAGAGTCAAGAATCATCAACCAATCTCCCTGCGTTTGAAGAACTGGCCAATGGTCAAAGCCGCGCCTATTTGTCGATTGCTCTCAACATCATTGAACGCAATATGCAGGCCATTGCTTTAAAGAAAACGCAACCACCTGCCCCTGGTAATAAACGCGACAGAGCCAATGAAGTTACCCTACTTCTCAAGCTTTGGCGCTTGGCAGGCCTGAACATTTATCGCGGTCAAGATCGTAAATGGTATCAGGCAACCTTTAATTTGCTTAAAGCGGCAAAGCAAATCGTCATTAACAAGGAGGGAGAAACACTTGATCAGTATTTATTAGTGGGATCGGCCAACGGAGATAAATTGGCGTTTGAACATAATCACCACGTACTCGATCATGCAAAGAAAAAATACACTCGCCTCTTTGTGATTGGTCGGCTTAAAGCGTATGGCCGGGACAAAAGCCGCCAAATGCTCCAATTCAAAGATTTTCATGGCTTACCGAGAATAGCCGTCAAACTAGATCAGCTTGACGCCTTCCTGCAGGACAAACCCTTTTATCAAGAACTACTGAATAAAGAGGAAGGTCATGTCATTGCAATTGCTTGTATAGAACCCAGCACAAAAGAATGGTGGTCTGTTCTTCATCTCAATGGGATTAGTACCAGCACTCAGATGGTTCCCGTTGAGAAATCGGAAGAATTGCTGTTTGAAGCCTATCTAAGTTCCCTTAAAAGAAAATTTATTAAGCCCTTAGCACACGATGGCAGTACCCAATATCTGCAAAGGTCAGAATTTATATTATTGGATACCCCCACGCGTACTTATTGTGAGGTGTTTGATTCCACTGCGTTACCAGCTACATCTGATCTGGCTGAGAGAAGTTCAAAACATAGGAGTAAGGGTCAAGAGTATCTGACATGGATTAACGCGCCAGGATCGGCCTACCCTGCTTTACCTGCGTCAAACAAAATCGGATTTTTAGAAACTTGA
- a CDS encoding phage protein NinX family protein, with protein sequence MKIKTADLIGPPLNWAVAKCELQHLQNNGDRVKEWVLEQHAQGLHKPDYSEDWMLMGPIIQREEISLNRDNETSYSWAAWTPAPLRDESEAFGYGNLPLIAACRCCVESILGDEVEVPDCLIESNDFTGKSKIEILRSFGYEVTKVDAKFKSYIVEDSEAFSIITETEDEAIDEAYQFLMDEVDPDLGYIFPSF encoded by the coding sequence ATGAAAATCAAGACAGCAGACTTAATAGGGCCACCACTCAATTGGGCAGTAGCAAAGTGCGAACTGCAACATTTGCAAAATAATGGCGACCGCGTAAAAGAGTGGGTGCTTGAACAGCACGCTCAAGGATTGCACAAACCCGACTACTCCGAAGATTGGATGCTAATGGGGCCGATCATACAGCGTGAAGAGATCAGCTTAAATCGAGATAACGAAACAAGTTATAGTTGGGCTGCTTGGACTCCTGCACCTTTGAGGGATGAGTCAGAGGCATTTGGTTACGGCAATTTACCACTCATCGCCGCATGCCGTTGTTGCGTAGAGTCGATTCTAGGTGATGAAGTAGAAGTACCCGATTGCCTTATAGAGAGCAATGATTTTACTGGCAAAAGCAAGATTGAGATATTGCGTTCCTTTGGCTACGAAGTGACTAAAGTCGACGCTAAATTCAAATCATACATCGTTGAAGACTCCGAAGCTTTTTCAATCATCACCGAGACTGAAGATGAAGCAATTGATGAAGCATATCAATTCCTGATGGACGAAGTTGACCCTGATTTAGGTTATATTTTTCCGTCATTCTAA
- a CDS encoding AbrB/MazE/SpoVT family DNA-binding domain-containing protein — protein MLQTLRRAGGSLVMTVPKAFIEQNHLQDGSQVELSLEGNRMTIDAPTKKRYKLEDLMAEMPAGKLPMVEGWDNLVPVGRECF, from the coding sequence ATGTTACAGACTTTAAGACGTGCTGGCGGTTCGCTGGTGATGACAGTTCCAAAGGCTTTTATTGAGCAAAATCACTTGCAAGATGGTTCGCAAGTAGAGCTTTCATTAGAAGGCAATAGGATGACTATTGATGCGCCCACAAAGAAACGATATAAATTGGAAGATTTAATGGCTGAAATGCCAGCGGGGAAACTGCCAATGGTCGAAGGATGGGATAACCTAGTTCCAGTTGGCAGGGAGTGTTTCTAG
- the tnpA gene encoding IS200/IS605 family transposase: MSEDNNDIRTGRHCVFNMHVHLVFVTKYRRGVFTKEILDDLRPIFSSVCNDFESELVEFDGEDDHVHLLVNYPPKVAVSKLVNSLKGISSLMIRKKNYPNIRKKLWGGALWSPSYFAGSCGGAPIAVIRKYIEQQQTPH; encoded by the coding sequence ATGAGCGAAGACAACAACGATATTAGGACTGGAAGACACTGCGTATTTAATATGCATGTGCATCTGGTCTTTGTAACAAAATACCGACGCGGCGTATTCACAAAAGAGATTCTTGACGACTTGCGACCAATATTCTCCAGTGTCTGCAATGACTTTGAATCGGAGCTTGTTGAGTTCGACGGCGAGGACGACCACGTTCACCTACTGGTGAACTATCCGCCTAAAGTGGCAGTGTCAAAGCTTGTGAACAGTCTCAAGGGAATATCAAGCTTGATGATTCGGAAGAAAAACTATCCGAACATCCGCAAGAAACTCTGGGGCGGTGCGCTGTGGTCGCCCAGCTACTTTGCCGGAAGTTGTGGGGGTGCGCCGATTGCAGTTATTCGCAAGTACATTGAGCAGCAGCAAACGCCGCATTAA
- a CDS encoding DNA/RNA non-specific endonuclease codes for MFKKWIHSFLLFSAFAAVTNVDAKDCSTQFFNGKAPVATTTHFNERTTSLCFEEYALMYSGVTKTPLWTAEFLTNNRIKEARKLKRQDSFHEEEQIPNADRSYLKDYKGSTKNVDIDHSIDRGHMSPNSDFSTYTAQFESFSLANIIPQNSDNNQNLHEGIESATRKLATQRERLYVITGPIFDTTANKLNGRVVIPTRIFKAIVDPSRHEAAAYLTYNKPGMDYQVVSIAELERIVGFDLFPDLPSSIKNSTMQLPEPTPYKQHSGKDRSEQYHSKHASNEQTSFSSTPLRNFGKSLQYLFK; via the coding sequence ATGTTTAAAAAATGGATTCATTCGTTTCTATTATTCTCCGCATTTGCCGCGGTTACCAACGTCGATGCAAAGGATTGTTCAACACAGTTTTTTAACGGCAAGGCACCCGTTGCGACGACTACTCATTTTAACGAACGTACCACTTCGTTGTGTTTTGAGGAATATGCTTTGATGTACTCTGGCGTGACCAAAACACCGCTCTGGACGGCTGAGTTTCTAACGAATAACCGTATTAAAGAGGCGCGCAAATTAAAACGGCAGGATAGCTTTCACGAAGAAGAGCAAATTCCCAATGCGGATCGCTCCTACTTGAAAGACTATAAAGGATCAACAAAGAATGTCGATATCGACCACTCAATCGACCGGGGCCACATGAGTCCAAACAGCGACTTTAGCACTTACACAGCTCAATTCGAATCGTTTTCACTTGCCAATATCATTCCGCAAAATTCGGATAATAACCAAAACCTGCACGAAGGTATTGAATCAGCCACCAGAAAATTAGCAACGCAGCGCGAAAGATTGTATGTCATCACAGGACCGATCTTTGATACAACAGCGAATAAGCTCAATGGCCGCGTTGTCATACCGACCCGCATCTTTAAAGCGATAGTCGATCCTTCCAGACATGAAGCGGCAGCGTATTTGACGTATAACAAGCCAGGTATGGACTATCAAGTCGTCTCCATCGCCGAGCTAGAGCGGATTGTGGGCTTTGATCTTTTCCCTGATTTGCCATCCTCAATCAAAAATTCAACAATGCAATTACCTGAACCTACGCCTTATAAACAACATTCCGGCAAGGACCGTTCTGAACAATATCATTCAAAGCATGCGTCGAATGAACAGACAAGTTTCTCATCGACCCCCTTACGTAACTTTGGTAAATCTTTGCAATATCTTTTTAAGTAG
- a CDS encoding iron-containing redox enzyme family protein — protein sequence MQQQLLSYMNELADHPVFTNDYFKLLKETKLTPTLFAIHRANFFYRTMATVIGIAHICGHAAKEHDQDTLILFSYILNEECGDGKKSHCHELLMENSHNLYGQFEFDLPALKVRDLEGRRDGTRNDKAFALVIEETKDYRSKVNQLLGMNYRTMLGVAYALETHASIMLTHFRDAFGASRHNLDQKRYTHDVEVYFNCHLDSGVEDRHAADAQQCVLNNCSSEADLADIIYGIDQTLKIQHHMWNGMYRHAAQLAN from the coding sequence ATGCAGCAACAGTTATTGAGCTATATGAACGAACTGGCAGACCATCCAGTCTTCACCAACGACTATTTCAAACTTTTGAAAGAAACCAAGTTAACGCCGACACTGTTTGCGATTCATCGGGCGAATTTTTTCTATCGGACGATGGCTACTGTAATCGGCATCGCCCACATCTGCGGCCACGCGGCGAAAGAACACGACCAAGACACTCTAATCTTGTTTTCGTATATTCTCAACGAGGAATGCGGTGATGGTAAAAAATCGCATTGCCACGAGTTACTTATGGAAAATTCGCATAATCTGTATGGTCAGTTCGAGTTTGACCTGCCTGCGTTGAAAGTCAGGGACTTGGAAGGTCGCCGCGATGGCACGCGCAACGATAAAGCATTCGCGCTGGTGATAGAAGAAACTAAGGATTACCGCTCCAAAGTAAACCAATTGCTGGGAATGAATTATCGAACAATGTTGGGAGTTGCGTACGCCCTTGAAACTCACGCGAGCATCATGCTTACGCATTTCCGTGACGCGTTCGGTGCCAGCCGCCACAATTTGGATCAAAAACGCTACACCCATGACGTCGAGGTTTATTTCAATTGCCATCTCGATAGCGGTGTCGAGGATCGCCACGCCGCAGATGCGCAGCAATGTGTTCTGAATAACTGCTCGTCGGAAGCCGACCTAGCCGATATTATCTATGGTATCGACCAAACGCTAAAGATCCAGCATCACATGTGGAACGGTATGTATCGCCACGCCGCGCAGCTTGCCAATTAA